In the Nicotiana tabacum cultivar K326 chromosome 16, ASM71507v2, whole genome shotgun sequence genome, one interval contains:
- the LOC107779650 gene encoding putative carbohydrate esterase At4g34215, producing the protein MLFKCNKLQNATEEILLILMFILVLVYLRWMSSKDKDHRLITSRTTDRLNKQIFILAGQSNMAGQGGVSYGYWDGIVPIESQPNPANILRFRVNTKWEIAHEPLNYGVDCLSNCGVGPGMAFANAILKKDPNFGVIGLVPCSRSGTGIHAWVPGNLPYEQLRKRVKISLRDGGTLRALLWYHGESDSRDKYTAKYYKSKFEKFVQDLRTELNSPLLPVVVAVLNYPKPPFVGEFVDVVRQAQFDIDLPNVIKVDAKGLPLNSDGIHLTTQGQVKLGNMMAEAFLKAKFESAKNNSNKIYHMM; encoded by the exons ATGCTGTTCAAGTGCAACAAATTACAAAATGCAACCGAAGAAATATTGCTAATCTTGATGTTTATTTTGGTTCTGGTTTACTTACGTTGGATGAGTAGTAAAGACAAAGATCATCGTCTAATTACGAGTAGAACCACTGACAGATTAAACAAACAAATATTTATATTAGCAGGTCAAAGCAATATGGCAGGTCAAGGTGGAGTAAGCTATGGTTATTGGGATGGTATTGTACCTATTGAATCCCAACCAAATCCAGCTAATATTCTTCGATTTAGAGTTAATACAAAGTGGGAAATTGCACATGAACCCCTTAATTATGGAGTTGATTGTCTTTCTAATTGTGGAGTTGGTCCTGGTATGGCTTTTGCTAATGCAATTCTAAAAAAAGATCCAAATTTTGGAGTTATTGGTTTAGTGCCATGTTCGAGGTCAGGGACTGGAATTCATGCTTGGGTTCCTGGGAATTTGCCATAcgaacaattgagaaaaagagtTAAGATTTCTCTTAGAGATGGTGGAACATTAAGAGCACTTTTGTGGTATCACGGTGAGAGTGATTCAAGGGACAAATACACTGCAAAATATTACAAAtccaaatttgaaaagtttgtTCAAGACCTACGCACTGAATTAAATTCTCCTCTACTTCCTGTTGTTGTG gctGTTCTAAATTATCCTAAACCACCGTTTGTAGGAGAATTTGTAGATGTAGTGAGACAAGCACAATTTGATATTGATCTCCCAAATGTAATAAAGGTTGATGCTAAGGGTCTACCATTAAATTCGGATGGCATTCATCTCACAACCCAAGGCCAAGTCAAACTTGGTAATATGATGGCTGAGGCATTTCTCAAAGCCAAATTTGAATctgctaaaaataattcaaacaaGATTTATCATATGATGTAG
- the LOC107779687 gene encoding protein RICE SALT SENSITIVE 3 isoform X2 yields MEGGLPMLNCLLQQTLRSLCTCSDSSSNVSNKWVYAVFWKILPRNYPPPKWDRGGGLLDRAKGNKRNWILVWEDGFCDFYECERSKREFVRIKFGADIFFKMAHEVYNFGEGVVGKVAADNSHKWVFKDAPNEKESSFICSWNLSIEPQPRAWEVQFNSGIQTIAIISVREGIIQLGSFNKVVEDLNLVVSIQRKFSYLQSIPGIYAIQRPFLPMQHPYTDKPKDTSLVNETDNQMDDKNQLIGSKRLQGERLHEFPVKAINIGYNSPQGMASLPLWSIPSLLHSVPSNLGAFLSKVPARAPSSYANAVHDSIFHDGIMKTTTNQNIKVDGLDHLKFDVAEEDDKFSLDHTMSR; encoded by the exons ATGGAAGGTGGACTTCCCATGCTAAACTGTCTGTTACAGCAAACACTGAGAAGTCTCTGTACTTGCTCTGACTCTTCTTCTAATGTGTCTAATAAGTGGGTCTATGCTGTCTTCTGGAAGATTCTCCCCAGAAATTATCCTCCACCTAA ATGGGATCGTGGAGGAGGCTTGCTTGATCGTGCTAAAGGAAACAAGAGAAACTG GATTCTTGTTTGGGAAGATGGTTTCTGTGACTTCTATGAATGCGAACGATCCAAAAGGGAATTTGTAAGGATAAAATTTGGTGCTGACATCTTCTTTAAAATGGCTCATGAGGTTTATAATTTTGGTGAAGG AGTTGTGGGCAAAGTTGCAGCAGATAATAGTCACAAATGGGTGTTTAAAGATGCCCCAAATGAAAAAGAATCAAGCTTTATTTGCTCATGGAATCTGTCCATTGAACCT CAACCAAGAGCCTGGGAAGTTCAGTTCAATTCAGGCATTCAG ACTATTGCAATTATATCTGTTAGGGAAGGAATCATTCAGCTTGGCTCCTTTAATAAG GTTGTTGAAGATCTTAATTTAGTAGTTAGCATTCAGAGGAAATTCAGCTACCTTCAAAGTATACCAGGAATCTATGCAATTCAAAGACCATTTTTGCCAATGCAACATCCATACACTGACAAGCCAAAAGATACCTCTTTAGTTAACGAGACGGATAATCAAATGGATGACAAAAACCAGCTAATTGGTTCGAAAAGACTTCAGGGTGAACGATTACATGAGTTTCCGGTTAAGGCCATCAACATAGGTTATAATAGCCCACAAGGCATGGCTAGTCTACCTTTGTGGTCAATTCCTTCTCTTTTGCATTCAGTGCCAAGTAACCTTGGCGCTTTTCTTTCTAAAGTGCCTGCGCGAGCACCATCTAGTTATGCTAATGCAGTACATGACAGTATTTTTCATGACGGAATTATGAAGACCACTACAAACCAGAACATTAAGGTTGATGGATTAGATCATTTAAAGTTTGATGTAGCCGAGGAAGACGACAAATTTTCCTTAGACCATACAATGAGTCGATGA
- the LOC107779687 gene encoding protein RICE SALT SENSITIVE 3 isoform X1 codes for MEGGLPMLNCLLQQTLRSLCTCSDSSSNVSNKWVYAVFWKILPRNYPPPKWDRGGGLLDRAKGNKRNWILVWEDGFCDFYECERSKREFVRIKFGADIFFKMAHEVYNFGEGVVGKVAADNSHKWVFKDAPNEKESSFICSWNLSIEPQPRAWEVQFNSGIQVQTIAIISVREGIIQLGSFNKVVEDLNLVVSIQRKFSYLQSIPGIYAIQRPFLPMQHPYTDKPKDTSLVNETDNQMDDKNQLIGSKRLQGERLHEFPVKAINIGYNSPQGMASLPLWSIPSLLHSVPSNLGAFLSKVPARAPSSYANAVHDSIFHDGIMKTTTNQNIKVDGLDHLKFDVAEEDDKFSLDHTMSR; via the exons ATGGAAGGTGGACTTCCCATGCTAAACTGTCTGTTACAGCAAACACTGAGAAGTCTCTGTACTTGCTCTGACTCTTCTTCTAATGTGTCTAATAAGTGGGTCTATGCTGTCTTCTGGAAGATTCTCCCCAGAAATTATCCTCCACCTAA ATGGGATCGTGGAGGAGGCTTGCTTGATCGTGCTAAAGGAAACAAGAGAAACTG GATTCTTGTTTGGGAAGATGGTTTCTGTGACTTCTATGAATGCGAACGATCCAAAAGGGAATTTGTAAGGATAAAATTTGGTGCTGACATCTTCTTTAAAATGGCTCATGAGGTTTATAATTTTGGTGAAGG AGTTGTGGGCAAAGTTGCAGCAGATAATAGTCACAAATGGGTGTTTAAAGATGCCCCAAATGAAAAAGAATCAAGCTTTATTTGCTCATGGAATCTGTCCATTGAACCT CAACCAAGAGCCTGGGAAGTTCAGTTCAATTCAGGCATTCAGGTGCAA ACTATTGCAATTATATCTGTTAGGGAAGGAATCATTCAGCTTGGCTCCTTTAATAAG GTTGTTGAAGATCTTAATTTAGTAGTTAGCATTCAGAGGAAATTCAGCTACCTTCAAAGTATACCAGGAATCTATGCAATTCAAAGACCATTTTTGCCAATGCAACATCCATACACTGACAAGCCAAAAGATACCTCTTTAGTTAACGAGACGGATAATCAAATGGATGACAAAAACCAGCTAATTGGTTCGAAAAGACTTCAGGGTGAACGATTACATGAGTTTCCGGTTAAGGCCATCAACATAGGTTATAATAGCCCACAAGGCATGGCTAGTCTACCTTTGTGGTCAATTCCTTCTCTTTTGCATTCAGTGCCAAGTAACCTTGGCGCTTTTCTTTCTAAAGTGCCTGCGCGAGCACCATCTAGTTATGCTAATGCAGTACATGACAGTATTTTTCATGACGGAATTATGAAGACCACTACAAACCAGAACATTAAGGTTGATGGATTAGATCATTTAAAGTTTGATGTAGCCGAGGAAGACGACAAATTTTCCTTAGACCATACAATGAGTCGATGA
- the LOC107779679 gene encoding protein RER1A, with protein sequence MDVGGGKVAGDGVSSAVSQWTFTLSQRYQHLLDKSTPQVLHRWIFFAVIALIYAIRVFMVQGFYIITYALGIYIIQLLIAFLSPQVDPEVEGGPTLPTRGSDEFRPFVRRLPEFKFWYSLTKAVCIAFVLTFFSAFDVPVFWPILLFYWLVLFISTMKRQIMHMVKYKYVPFTFGKQRYGKKKPSTDDASASRP encoded by the exons ATGGACGTCGGTGGCGGGAAAGTCGCCGGCGACGGTGTTTCCTCCGCCGTATCACAATGGACCTTCACCCTATCACAGCGGTATCAACACCTGCTGGATAAATCGACACCTCAAGTCCTGCATCGGTGGATCTTCTTCGCAGTGATCGCTTTGATCTACGCAATACGCGTATTCATGGTTCAAGGCTTCTACATTATTACGTATGCCTTAGGAATCTACATAATCCAGCTCCTTATTGCTTTCCTTTCACCTCAAGTCGATCCGGAAGTTGAGGGCGGTCCCACACTTCCCACTCGCGGTTCCGATGAGTTTCGCCCTTTCGTTCGTCGCCTTCCTGAGTTTAAATTCTG GTACTCACTAACAAAAGCTGTCTGCATTGCTTTTGTATTGACATTCTTCAGTGCCTTTGACGTGCCTGTATTTTGGCCAATTTTATTGTTCTATTGGTTGGTGCTGTTCATTTCAACAATGAAGAGGCAGATAATGCACATGGTCAAATATAAATATGTTCCCTTCACATTTGGCAAGCAG CGTTATGGGAAGAAAAAGCCATCAACTGATGATGCCAGTGCTTCCAGACCTTGA